The sequence CGATCGTGTTCGAGCGTGTAGTCTTTGACGTTTTCCTTGAGATGTTTCTTGAAGTAAGCGACGCGGTCGGCCACGGTTTCTGCGGCGAGGTCATCATGCAACCAGTCCATATGACTCCGGTTGTCTTCCACACCCTTAGACTGCCGGTAGGTTTCTGCTACGTAAAAACGTCCCTGTTCATCAATGCAGAAGGCGACCGGATTGGCCATCAGCGGTTCCGCAGCAAACAGGCTGACATGCATTCCTTCAGGAACGCGAAAGCCCGAAATTGCCTGTTCCCCTTCCTGCGATGCTTCGGCGATCGCAGGAGTATAAGGTGTCTCGCTGAAAGCTTTGTGAGGGTTCAAAAAGGGAATCAGACTGACCGAACAGGCCAGCAGGAGACGCAAACGAAACGGGAGTTGCAGACAGTGGGCAGGAAACAAAGTAACACTCCTTGGGGTGAGCGGCGGGATGCTGTGGATGAAATTTGTATGAATTCAGGTCGGAAAATCACTACTATCTTAACCGCCTGTAGAAGCGGTTCACAGACTGAGTTTCTCCTATATTGTCTGATCAATACAGATTTGAACCCGAATCGGAATTTTTCCAGAGCTGTGAGAGTACAGTTCATTCTCAACTGGTTTGCAGGGTAGAATCTCAGTAACATGAACTAAATACAATACAGTGTCACTGAGAGGCAAGCCGTTCATTAAGTTTGCTTATAAAAGAGAGTGTCATTCGTCTAGAGTGTGCGCAACGCACTAGAATCAGGTTAATCCATGAAAAATGTTGTCAGCCTCATCCTGGGAGGGGGCAAAGGAACTCGTCTGTTTCCACTTACACAGCTCCGTTCCAAACCCGCTGTTCCCCTGGCCGGCAAGTATCGCTTGATCGATATTCCGATCTCAAACTGTATCAATAGTGAACTGAATCGTATCTATCTGCTCACGCAGTTTAACTCGGTCAGTCTGCACCGTCACATCCGACAGACATATAAATTTGATTCCTTCGGCGGCGGTTTTGTCGAAATTCTGGCAGCCCAGCAGACGATGGAAGGAACCGACTGGTACCAGGGAACAGCAGATGCAGTCCGTAAGAACATCCGCTGTATTGAACAGTCCGACATCGATTACGTGCTGATTCTCTCCGGCGATCAGTTGTATCGCATGGACTATTCGGAAATGTTGACCAATCATATCGAGTCTAAGGCCGACGTTTCGATCGCGACGGTGCCACTCTCCAGCGAACAGGCCTCGGCGTTTGGGATCATGCGGGTTGATGACACAGGCCGCGTGAAAGGCTTCCTGGAAAAACCGCAGACCGAAGAAGACCTGTCCATGGTGCGGACGCCTCCCGAGTGGATCGATCAGCAGGGCATTGAAAGCCGTGGCCGGGACTGCCTGGCCAGCATGGGCATTTATCTGTTCAATCGCGATCTGCTCGTTGATCTGTTGAAGGCGACCGACTACGAAGATTTCGGTAAGGAAATCTTTCCGATGTCCATCCGGACTCACAAAGTGCACGCGCACCTGTTCGATGGTTACTGGGAAGATATCGGAACGATCCGTTCTTTCTACGAAGCAAACCTGGCTCTGGCCCATCCACAGCCCCCCTTTGACTTCGTGGTGGAGAAGGCGCCGATCTACTCGCGTCCCCGCTTCCTGCCTCCGACGCGCTGCGAAGGAACACAGATCACCCGCAGCCTGATCGCCGATGGTTGTGAGATTGATGAAGGCTCTGTGATTGAAAACAGCGTGATTGGCCTGCGGTGCCGGATTGGTAAAAACGTGACCATTCGCAACTCGGTCATCATGGGGGCCGACTTCTACCAGGACCAGTGCAAGGAGCTGGATCAGGACGACCGTCCGCCGATCGGCATTGGCGATGGTGCCTTTATTGACGGCGCGATTGTCGACAAGAATTGCCGCGTTGGTAAAGGCGCCCGCATTGAACTCAACGGTCATACCGAGACCGACTTTGACCAGAGCGATGTGATGATTCGCGACGGCATTATTGTCGTACCGAAGGGCACAGTTTTAGAGGAGGGGTGGAAGCTGTAAAGCCACCACTGTGAAAACAGAAAATCAAAAAGCAGTCCTCAGGGGCTGCTTTTTTTACGCCTGGGTTGATTTTGTGTTCATGCGATCATATGGTGGGCGAGTGTGGATTTAAGGTTAAATTTCACTCGCTTTGGGCTATCTGTTGAATCGAGGTCGATCAGATGAGAGTGCTTTGTGTTTTTGTGGTTTTGTTTCTGCTATCGTCTCAGGTTCAAGCACAACCACCTGTTAAACAGTATGAGATGGGTTTTGAGACAGTTGAAGTCTTTGAATATATCAAGTCGCTTCGTGAAACGAATCAGCCGATTCCAATTTTTCCGTCACGCACCAGTAATGCTTTGATTGTGAAGACCGTTGCGGACAAAACACGAGCCTCGATGGCAGGGCTTCAGGAAAATGATCTGATTCACATTGTCAACGGGAGCCACCTGCGTGCTCCCCGTGCGGGAGATAAGAAACTCAGTCGGATCACCAGTCAGGATGAGTTGAAACTGGGAGTGATCCGACGGGAGGAAAATCGCTGGAATCGAATCTCCATTGTGCTACCTGCGATCTCAGATGAGATGGCACTCAGACTGAAATTGCGAAAAACTCCAGGTCTCGATTCCGAGCTGTTGCCTGTGGTCAAAGTCAGGCATCGGGAATCTCCGGCTACGATATTTGCTCCGGATAATTTCCAGCTCTACTTTACGGAAACGAATTCACGCCCCGCTCAACTCCATCTGAGAATGGCTCAATTACTTCCAGGTAAGACAGTCGGCGGAACATTCATCATCGCGACCGAACAAGGTGAAACTGCTTTCGAGACCGAGGGTAGCTTTGACAGAGAT comes from Gimesia chilikensis and encodes:
- a CDS encoding glucose-1-phosphate adenylyltransferase; translated protein: MKNVVSLILGGGKGTRLFPLTQLRSKPAVPLAGKYRLIDIPISNCINSELNRIYLLTQFNSVSLHRHIRQTYKFDSFGGGFVEILAAQQTMEGTDWYQGTADAVRKNIRCIEQSDIDYVLILSGDQLYRMDYSEMLTNHIESKADVSIATVPLSSEQASAFGIMRVDDTGRVKGFLEKPQTEEDLSMVRTPPEWIDQQGIESRGRDCLASMGIYLFNRDLLVDLLKATDYEDFGKEIFPMSIRTHKVHAHLFDGYWEDIGTIRSFYEANLALAHPQPPFDFVVEKAPIYSRPRFLPPTRCEGTQITRSLIADGCEIDEGSVIENSVIGLRCRIGKNVTIRNSVIMGADFYQDQCKELDQDDRPPIGIGDGAFIDGAIVDKNCRVGKGARIELNGHTETDFDQSDVMIRDGIIVVPKGTVLEEGWKL